In a single window of the Gossypium hirsutum isolate 1008001.06 chromosome D02, Gossypium_hirsutum_v2.1, whole genome shotgun sequence genome:
- the LOC107908961 gene encoding calmodulin-binding transcription activator 2 isoform X7: MADQASYSLAPRLDIDHILLEAQHRWLRPAEICEILRNYQKFHISSEPPTGPPSGSLFLFDRKVLRYFRKDGHNWRKKKDGKTVKEAHEKLKVGSIDVLHCYYAHGEENENFQRRSYWMLEQDLTHIVFVHYLEVKGRTIGGISHVSNSQTSSPSTSSYPDSHTKAPSGNADSASPTSTLTSLCEDADSEDSHQASSRFCTLPQQGNASVMDKIDSGFLNHFSPHQYPARKTPDLPSWEQDLGQYLPVCAAASSHTSATSTQPDTMSISLQQQNMMKGKLLTVKSASAEFGNSLSTESNWQIPSADNALELPKWLMDSSSNFELPYDTRFFEQKTHDFQLPNALEEITSHDVLKDDDSDSVMKTYPENDIYLDGNVNYAFSLKKSLLNGEENLKKVDSFSRWITKELGEVDDLQMQSSSGLAWSTVECGNVSDDASLSPSLSQDQLFSIVDFSPKWAYIDLETEVLIIGTFLKSQEEVAKYNWSCMFGEVEVPAEVIADGILSCYAPPHNVGQVPFYVTCSNRVACSEVREFDYRAGVTKDINVFDIYGLTSREMLLRLKTLLSLKSFSPCNHHCQGVVEKRELIAKIISMKEEEECHQFVDPSSDQDLSEYEEKERLLQRLMKEKLYSWLLHKIMEDGKGPNILDEKGQGVLHLAAALGYDWAINPTVSAGVSINFRDVNGWTALHWAAFCGRERTVAILVSVGAAPGALTDPSPEFPLGRTPADLASANGHKGISGFLAESSLTSYLSSLTMDDQKEAVQTVSDRIATSVNYSDAQDILSLKDSITAVCNATQAADRIHQMFRMQSFQWKQLRESSDCVSGEHVISLLTTKTRRPFQNDGVAHAAATQIQKKFRGWKKRKEFLLIRKRIVKIQAHVRGHQVRKQYKTFVWSVGILEKVILRWRRKGSGLRGFRRDAIIKPDPQCTLPEEDEYDFLKEGRKQTEERFQKALTRVKSMAQNPEGRGQYRRLLTLVQGIQENKACNMVLSSTEEVAVADEDFLDVDSLLDDDTFMSIAFE; this comes from the exons ATGGCGGATCAAGCCTCGTATAGTTTGGCTCCCCGATTAG ATATTGACCATATATTACTGGAAGCCCAGCATAGATGGTTGCGACCTGCTGAGATCTGTGAAATTCTTCGTAATTATCAAAAGTTTCATATTTCATCAGAGCCTCCTACCGGACCCCCAA GTGgttcactttttctttttgatcGGAAGGTTTTAAGATACTTTAGGAAGGATGGGCATAATTGGaggaagaagaaggatggaaagACTGTGAAGGAAGCTCATGAGAAGCTGAAG GTTGGAAGCATTGATGTGTTGCATTGCTACTACGCCCAtggagaagagaatgaaaactttcaaagGCGCAGCTATTGGATGCTTGAACA GGATTTGACGCATATAGTTTTTGTGCACTACTTGGAAGTCAAG gGTAGGACAATTGGAGGCATAAGTCATGTATCAAATTCACAAACAAGCAGTCCTTCAACTTCTAGCTACCCTGATAGTCATACGAAAGCACCTTCTGGAAATGCGGATTCGGCAAGCCCTACCAGCACTTTAACATCCTTATGTGAAGATGCTGATTCTG AAGATAGTCACCAAGCAAGTTCTAGATTCTGTACATTGCCCCAACAAGGAAATGCTTCTGTGATGGACAAGATAGATTCTGGTTTCTTGAACCATTTTTCTCCGCATCAGTATCCAG CTCGAAAAACACCCGATTTGCCATCTTGGGAACAAGACTTGGGGCAATATTTGCCTGTATGTGCTGCTGCATCTTCTCATACTTCAGCGACTTCCACTCAACCTGATACTATGAGTATCAGCCTGCAACAACAAAACATGATGAAAGGAAAGTTATTAACTGTCAAGAGTGCTAGCGCAGAGTTTGGGAATTCTCTGTCAACAGAATCAAATTGGCAG ATTCCTTCAGCTGACAATGCATTGGAGTTGCCCAAATGGTTGATGGATTCATCATCAAATTTCGAATTGCCATATGATACTAGGTTTTTTGAGCAAAAGACTCATGATTTTCAGTTACCGAATGCTCTTGAAGAAATTACTAGTCATGATGTTCTAAAAGATgatgattctgattctgtcatgAAAACATATCCTGAGAATGATATATATTTGGACGGAAACGTCAACTATGCTTTCTCTCTGAAAAAATCATTACTTAATGGAGAAGAAAACTTGAAGAAAGTTGACAGTTTTTCACGATGGATTACTAAAGAACTTGGAGAAGTAGATGATCTGCAGATGCAGTCCTCATCTGGTCTTGCCTGGAGCACTGTTGAGTGTGGAAATGTATCGGATGATGCCTCTTTGAGCCCCTCTCTCTCCCAAGACCAACTTTTCAGCATAGTTGATTTTTCGCCAAAGTGGGCTTACATAGACCTAGAAACTGAG GTGTTGATTATTGGAACATTTTTGAAGAGTCAAGAGGAAGTAGCAAAATATAACTGGTCATGCATGTTTGGTGAAGTGGAGGTTCCGGCTGAGGTTATTGCTGATGGCATTCTTTCCTGTTATGCTCCACCTCACAATGTTGGGCAAGTCCCATTTTATGTCACATGTTCCAACAGGGTAGCTTGTAGTGAAGTCCGAGAATTTGACTATCGAGCTGGGGTCACTAAAGACATAAATGTTTTTGATATATATGGTCTTACTTCAAGAGAAATGCTGCTGCGACTTAAAACACTACTTTCTCTGAAATCTTTCAGTCCTTGTAATCATCATTGTCAAGGTGTTGTGGAGAAACGAGAATTAATTGCTAAAATTATATCAATGAAAGAGGAAGAGGAATGTCACCAGTTTGTAGACCCCTCATCTGACCAGGATTTGTCTGAATATGAAGAAAAGGAGCGCCTACTTCAGAGATTGATGAAAGAGAAGCTATACTCATGGCTTCTTCACAAAATAATGGAAGATGGTAAAGGGCCGAATATATTAGATGAGAAGGGGCAAGGTGTGCTACACTTAGCAGCTGCACTTGGTTATGATTGGGCAATAAATCCTACTGTTTCTGCTGGAGTGAGCATAAACTTTCGTGATGTGAATGGATGGACTGCACTTCACTGGGCTGCTTTTTGTGGCAG AGAGCGAACCGTTGCAATTCTAGTCTCTGTGGGAGCAGCTCCTGGAGCTCTTACAGACCCATCTCCAGAATTTCCTTTGGGCAGAACTCCTGCTGACTTGGCTTCTGCTAATGGACACAAAGGAATCTCTGGTTTCCTTGCAGAATCTTCCTTGACCAGTTACCTTTCTTCACTCACGATGGATGATCAGAAGGAAGCTGTACAAACAGTTTCTGATCGAATAGCAACTTCTGTCAATTATAGTGATGCGCAAGACATACTGTCACTGAAGGACTCAATTACTGCTGTTTGTAATGCTACACAAGCTGCTGATCGAATACATCAAATGTTCAGGATGCAATCCTTCCAGTGGAAACAGTTGAGAGAGTCCAGTGATTGTGTGTCTGGCGAACATGTTATTTCACTTCTAACTACTAAGACACGCAGGCCATTTCAAAATGACGGGGTAGCTCATGCTGCTGCAACACAAATCCAGAAAAAATTTCGTGgttggaagaaaagaaaagaattcttATTGATCCGGAAAAGAATTGTAAAAATTCAG GCCCATGTCAGAGGACACCAGGTGCGGAAACAGTATAAAACTTTTGTCTGGTCGGTGGGAATTCTGGAGAAAGTTATTTTACGGTGGAGACGTAAAGGGAGTGGTTTGCGAGGATTTCGTCGGGATGCAATTATCAAACCTGACCCGCAGTGCACACTTCCAGAAGAGGACGAATATGATTTTCTCAAGGAGGGAAGAAAACAAACTGAAGAAAGGTTTCAGAAGGCACTTACCAGGGTAAAGTCCATGGCTCAGAATCCTGAAGGACGAGGTCAATATCGTAGATTGCTGACATTGGTTCAAGGGATTCAAGAAAATAAG GCTTGCAACATGGTTTTAAGCAGTACAGAAGAAGTGGCTGTTGCTGATGAAGACTTTCTCGACGTCGACTCTCTTTTGGATGATGACACTTTCATGTCTATTGCATTTGAATAA
- the LOC107908961 gene encoding calmodulin-binding transcription activator 2 isoform X8 translates to MADQASYSLAPRLDIDHILLEAQHRWLRPAEICEILRNYQKFHISSEPPTGPPSGSLFLFDRKVLRYFRKDGHNWRKKKDGKTVKEAHEKLKVGSIDVLHCYYAHGEENENFQRRSYWMLEQDLTHIVFVHYLEVKGRTIGGISHVSNSQTSSPSTSSYPDSHTKAPSGNADSASPTSTLTSLCEDADSDSHQASSRFCTLPQQGNASVMDKIDSGFLNHFSPHQYPARKTPDLPSWEQDLGQYLPVCAAASSHTSATSTQPDTMSISLQQQNMMKGKLLTVKSASAEFGNSLSTESNWQIPSADNALELPKWLMDSSSNFELPYDTRFFEQKTHDFQLPNALEEITSHDVLKDDDSDSVMKTYPENDIYLDGNVNYAFSLKKSLLNGEENLKKVDSFSRWITKELGEVDDLQMQSSSGLAWSTVECGNVSDDASLSPSLSQDQLFSIVDFSPKWAYIDLETEVLIIGTFLKSQEEVAKYNWSCMFGEVEVPAEVIADGILSCYAPPHNVGQVPFYVTCSNRVACSEVREFDYRAGVTKDINVFDIYGLTSREMLLRLKTLLSLKSFSPCNHHCQGVVEKRELIAKIISMKEEEECHQFVDPSSDQDLSEYEEKERLLQRLMKEKLYSWLLHKIMEDGKGPNILDEKGQGVLHLAAALGYDWAINPTVSAGVSINFRDVNGWTALHWAAFCGRERTVAILVSVGAAPGALTDPSPEFPLGRTPADLASANGHKGISGFLAESSLTSYLSSLTMDDQKEAVQTVSDRIATSVNYSDAQDILSLKDSITAVCNATQAADRIHQMFRMQSFQWKQLRESSDCVSGEHVISLLTTKTRRPFQNDGVAHAAATQIQKKFRGWKKRKEFLLIRKRIVKIQAHVRGHQVRKQYKTFVWSVGILEKVILRWRRKGSGLRGFRRDAIIKPDPQCTLPEEDEYDFLKEGRKQTEERFQKALTRVKSMAQNPEGRGQYRRLLTLVQGIQENKACNMVLSSTEEVAVADEDFLDVDSLLDDDTFMSIAFE, encoded by the exons ATGGCGGATCAAGCCTCGTATAGTTTGGCTCCCCGATTAG ATATTGACCATATATTACTGGAAGCCCAGCATAGATGGTTGCGACCTGCTGAGATCTGTGAAATTCTTCGTAATTATCAAAAGTTTCATATTTCATCAGAGCCTCCTACCGGACCCCCAA GTGgttcactttttctttttgatcGGAAGGTTTTAAGATACTTTAGGAAGGATGGGCATAATTGGaggaagaagaaggatggaaagACTGTGAAGGAAGCTCATGAGAAGCTGAAG GTTGGAAGCATTGATGTGTTGCATTGCTACTACGCCCAtggagaagagaatgaaaactttcaaagGCGCAGCTATTGGATGCTTGAACA GGATTTGACGCATATAGTTTTTGTGCACTACTTGGAAGTCAAG gGTAGGACAATTGGAGGCATAAGTCATGTATCAAATTCACAAACAAGCAGTCCTTCAACTTCTAGCTACCCTGATAGTCATACGAAAGCACCTTCTGGAAATGCGGATTCGGCAAGCCCTACCAGCACTTTAACATCCTTATGTGAAGATGCTGATTCTG ATAGTCACCAAGCAAGTTCTAGATTCTGTACATTGCCCCAACAAGGAAATGCTTCTGTGATGGACAAGATAGATTCTGGTTTCTTGAACCATTTTTCTCCGCATCAGTATCCAG CTCGAAAAACACCCGATTTGCCATCTTGGGAACAAGACTTGGGGCAATATTTGCCTGTATGTGCTGCTGCATCTTCTCATACTTCAGCGACTTCCACTCAACCTGATACTATGAGTATCAGCCTGCAACAACAAAACATGATGAAAGGAAAGTTATTAACTGTCAAGAGTGCTAGCGCAGAGTTTGGGAATTCTCTGTCAACAGAATCAAATTGGCAG ATTCCTTCAGCTGACAATGCATTGGAGTTGCCCAAATGGTTGATGGATTCATCATCAAATTTCGAATTGCCATATGATACTAGGTTTTTTGAGCAAAAGACTCATGATTTTCAGTTACCGAATGCTCTTGAAGAAATTACTAGTCATGATGTTCTAAAAGATgatgattctgattctgtcatgAAAACATATCCTGAGAATGATATATATTTGGACGGAAACGTCAACTATGCTTTCTCTCTGAAAAAATCATTACTTAATGGAGAAGAAAACTTGAAGAAAGTTGACAGTTTTTCACGATGGATTACTAAAGAACTTGGAGAAGTAGATGATCTGCAGATGCAGTCCTCATCTGGTCTTGCCTGGAGCACTGTTGAGTGTGGAAATGTATCGGATGATGCCTCTTTGAGCCCCTCTCTCTCCCAAGACCAACTTTTCAGCATAGTTGATTTTTCGCCAAAGTGGGCTTACATAGACCTAGAAACTGAG GTGTTGATTATTGGAACATTTTTGAAGAGTCAAGAGGAAGTAGCAAAATATAACTGGTCATGCATGTTTGGTGAAGTGGAGGTTCCGGCTGAGGTTATTGCTGATGGCATTCTTTCCTGTTATGCTCCACCTCACAATGTTGGGCAAGTCCCATTTTATGTCACATGTTCCAACAGGGTAGCTTGTAGTGAAGTCCGAGAATTTGACTATCGAGCTGGGGTCACTAAAGACATAAATGTTTTTGATATATATGGTCTTACTTCAAGAGAAATGCTGCTGCGACTTAAAACACTACTTTCTCTGAAATCTTTCAGTCCTTGTAATCATCATTGTCAAGGTGTTGTGGAGAAACGAGAATTAATTGCTAAAATTATATCAATGAAAGAGGAAGAGGAATGTCACCAGTTTGTAGACCCCTCATCTGACCAGGATTTGTCTGAATATGAAGAAAAGGAGCGCCTACTTCAGAGATTGATGAAAGAGAAGCTATACTCATGGCTTCTTCACAAAATAATGGAAGATGGTAAAGGGCCGAATATATTAGATGAGAAGGGGCAAGGTGTGCTACACTTAGCAGCTGCACTTGGTTATGATTGGGCAATAAATCCTACTGTTTCTGCTGGAGTGAGCATAAACTTTCGTGATGTGAATGGATGGACTGCACTTCACTGGGCTGCTTTTTGTGGCAG AGAGCGAACCGTTGCAATTCTAGTCTCTGTGGGAGCAGCTCCTGGAGCTCTTACAGACCCATCTCCAGAATTTCCTTTGGGCAGAACTCCTGCTGACTTGGCTTCTGCTAATGGACACAAAGGAATCTCTGGTTTCCTTGCAGAATCTTCCTTGACCAGTTACCTTTCTTCACTCACGATGGATGATCAGAAGGAAGCTGTACAAACAGTTTCTGATCGAATAGCAACTTCTGTCAATTATAGTGATGCGCAAGACATACTGTCACTGAAGGACTCAATTACTGCTGTTTGTAATGCTACACAAGCTGCTGATCGAATACATCAAATGTTCAGGATGCAATCCTTCCAGTGGAAACAGTTGAGAGAGTCCAGTGATTGTGTGTCTGGCGAACATGTTATTTCACTTCTAACTACTAAGACACGCAGGCCATTTCAAAATGACGGGGTAGCTCATGCTGCTGCAACACAAATCCAGAAAAAATTTCGTGgttggaagaaaagaaaagaattcttATTGATCCGGAAAAGAATTGTAAAAATTCAG GCCCATGTCAGAGGACACCAGGTGCGGAAACAGTATAAAACTTTTGTCTGGTCGGTGGGAATTCTGGAGAAAGTTATTTTACGGTGGAGACGTAAAGGGAGTGGTTTGCGAGGATTTCGTCGGGATGCAATTATCAAACCTGACCCGCAGTGCACACTTCCAGAAGAGGACGAATATGATTTTCTCAAGGAGGGAAGAAAACAAACTGAAGAAAGGTTTCAGAAGGCACTTACCAGGGTAAAGTCCATGGCTCAGAATCCTGAAGGACGAGGTCAATATCGTAGATTGCTGACATTGGTTCAAGGGATTCAAGAAAATAAG GCTTGCAACATGGTTTTAAGCAGTACAGAAGAAGTGGCTGTTGCTGATGAAGACTTTCTCGACGTCGACTCTCTTTTGGATGATGACACTTTCATGTCTATTGCATTTGAATAA
- the LOC107908961 gene encoding calmodulin-binding transcription activator 2 isoform X5, translated as MADQASYSLAPRLDIDHILLEAQHRWLRPAEICEILRNYQKFHISSEPPTGPPSGSLFLFDRKVLRYFRKDGHNWRKKKDGKTVKEAHEKLKVGSIDVLHCYYAHGEENENFQRRSYWMLEQDLTHIVFVHYLEVKGRTIGGISHVSNSQTSSPSTSSYPDSHTKAPSGNADSASPTSTLTSLCEDADSEDSHQASSRFCTLPQQGNASVMDKIDSGFLNHFSPHQYPDHKARKTPDLPSWEQDLGQYLPVCAAASSHTSATSTQPDTMSISLQQQNMMKGKLLTVKSASAEFGNSLSTESNWQIPSADNALELPKWLMDSSSNFELPYDTRFFEQKTHDFQLPNALEEITSHDVLKDDDSDSVMKTYPENDIYLDGNVNYAFSLKKSLLNGEENLKKVDSFSRWITKELGEVDDLQMQSSSGLAWSTVECGNVSDDASLSPSLSQDQLFSIVDFSPKWAYIDLETEVLIIGTFLKSQEEVAKYNWSCMFGEVEVPAEVIADGILSCYAPPHNVGQVPFYVTCSNRVACSEVREFDYRAGVTKDINVFDIYGLTSREMLLRLKTLLSLKSFSPCNHHCQGVVEKRELIAKIISMKEEEECHQFVDPSSDQDLSEYEEKERLLQRLMKEKLYSWLLHKIMEDGKGPNILDEKGQGVLHLAAALGYDWAINPTVSAGVSINFRDVNGWTALHWAAFCGRERTVAILVSVGAAPGALTDPSPEFPLGRTPADLASANGHKGISGFLAESSLTSYLSSLTMDDQKEAVQTVSDRIATSVNYSDAQDILSLKDSITAVCNATQAADRIHQMFRMQSFQWKQLRESSDCVSGEHVISLLTTKTRRPFQNDGVAHAAATQIQKKFRGWKKRKEFLLIRKRIVKIQAHVRGHQVRKQYKTFVWSVGILEKVILRWRRKGSGLRGFRRDAIIKPDPQCTLPEEDEYDFLKEGRKQTEERFQKALTRVKSMAQNPEGRGQYRRLLTLVQGIQENKACNMVLSSTEEVAVADEDFLDVDSLLDDDTFMSIAFE; from the exons ATGGCGGATCAAGCCTCGTATAGTTTGGCTCCCCGATTAG ATATTGACCATATATTACTGGAAGCCCAGCATAGATGGTTGCGACCTGCTGAGATCTGTGAAATTCTTCGTAATTATCAAAAGTTTCATATTTCATCAGAGCCTCCTACCGGACCCCCAA GTGgttcactttttctttttgatcGGAAGGTTTTAAGATACTTTAGGAAGGATGGGCATAATTGGaggaagaagaaggatggaaagACTGTGAAGGAAGCTCATGAGAAGCTGAAG GTTGGAAGCATTGATGTGTTGCATTGCTACTACGCCCAtggagaagagaatgaaaactttcaaagGCGCAGCTATTGGATGCTTGAACA GGATTTGACGCATATAGTTTTTGTGCACTACTTGGAAGTCAAG gGTAGGACAATTGGAGGCATAAGTCATGTATCAAATTCACAAACAAGCAGTCCTTCAACTTCTAGCTACCCTGATAGTCATACGAAAGCACCTTCTGGAAATGCGGATTCGGCAAGCCCTACCAGCACTTTAACATCCTTATGTGAAGATGCTGATTCTG AAGATAGTCACCAAGCAAGTTCTAGATTCTGTACATTGCCCCAACAAGGAAATGCTTCTGTGATGGACAAGATAGATTCTGGTTTCTTGAACCATTTTTCTCCGCATCAGTATCCAG ATCATAAAG CTCGAAAAACACCCGATTTGCCATCTTGGGAACAAGACTTGGGGCAATATTTGCCTGTATGTGCTGCTGCATCTTCTCATACTTCAGCGACTTCCACTCAACCTGATACTATGAGTATCAGCCTGCAACAACAAAACATGATGAAAGGAAAGTTATTAACTGTCAAGAGTGCTAGCGCAGAGTTTGGGAATTCTCTGTCAACAGAATCAAATTGGCAG ATTCCTTCAGCTGACAATGCATTGGAGTTGCCCAAATGGTTGATGGATTCATCATCAAATTTCGAATTGCCATATGATACTAGGTTTTTTGAGCAAAAGACTCATGATTTTCAGTTACCGAATGCTCTTGAAGAAATTACTAGTCATGATGTTCTAAAAGATgatgattctgattctgtcatgAAAACATATCCTGAGAATGATATATATTTGGACGGAAACGTCAACTATGCTTTCTCTCTGAAAAAATCATTACTTAATGGAGAAGAAAACTTGAAGAAAGTTGACAGTTTTTCACGATGGATTACTAAAGAACTTGGAGAAGTAGATGATCTGCAGATGCAGTCCTCATCTGGTCTTGCCTGGAGCACTGTTGAGTGTGGAAATGTATCGGATGATGCCTCTTTGAGCCCCTCTCTCTCCCAAGACCAACTTTTCAGCATAGTTGATTTTTCGCCAAAGTGGGCTTACATAGACCTAGAAACTGAG GTGTTGATTATTGGAACATTTTTGAAGAGTCAAGAGGAAGTAGCAAAATATAACTGGTCATGCATGTTTGGTGAAGTGGAGGTTCCGGCTGAGGTTATTGCTGATGGCATTCTTTCCTGTTATGCTCCACCTCACAATGTTGGGCAAGTCCCATTTTATGTCACATGTTCCAACAGGGTAGCTTGTAGTGAAGTCCGAGAATTTGACTATCGAGCTGGGGTCACTAAAGACATAAATGTTTTTGATATATATGGTCTTACTTCAAGAGAAATGCTGCTGCGACTTAAAACACTACTTTCTCTGAAATCTTTCAGTCCTTGTAATCATCATTGTCAAGGTGTTGTGGAGAAACGAGAATTAATTGCTAAAATTATATCAATGAAAGAGGAAGAGGAATGTCACCAGTTTGTAGACCCCTCATCTGACCAGGATTTGTCTGAATATGAAGAAAAGGAGCGCCTACTTCAGAGATTGATGAAAGAGAAGCTATACTCATGGCTTCTTCACAAAATAATGGAAGATGGTAAAGGGCCGAATATATTAGATGAGAAGGGGCAAGGTGTGCTACACTTAGCAGCTGCACTTGGTTATGATTGGGCAATAAATCCTACTGTTTCTGCTGGAGTGAGCATAAACTTTCGTGATGTGAATGGATGGACTGCACTTCACTGGGCTGCTTTTTGTGGCAG AGAGCGAACCGTTGCAATTCTAGTCTCTGTGGGAGCAGCTCCTGGAGCTCTTACAGACCCATCTCCAGAATTTCCTTTGGGCAGAACTCCTGCTGACTTGGCTTCTGCTAATGGACACAAAGGAATCTCTGGTTTCCTTGCAGAATCTTCCTTGACCAGTTACCTTTCTTCACTCACGATGGATGATCAGAAGGAAGCTGTACAAACAGTTTCTGATCGAATAGCAACTTCTGTCAATTATAGTGATGCGCAAGACATACTGTCACTGAAGGACTCAATTACTGCTGTTTGTAATGCTACACAAGCTGCTGATCGAATACATCAAATGTTCAGGATGCAATCCTTCCAGTGGAAACAGTTGAGAGAGTCCAGTGATTGTGTGTCTGGCGAACATGTTATTTCACTTCTAACTACTAAGACACGCAGGCCATTTCAAAATGACGGGGTAGCTCATGCTGCTGCAACACAAATCCAGAAAAAATTTCGTGgttggaagaaaagaaaagaattcttATTGATCCGGAAAAGAATTGTAAAAATTCAG GCCCATGTCAGAGGACACCAGGTGCGGAAACAGTATAAAACTTTTGTCTGGTCGGTGGGAATTCTGGAGAAAGTTATTTTACGGTGGAGACGTAAAGGGAGTGGTTTGCGAGGATTTCGTCGGGATGCAATTATCAAACCTGACCCGCAGTGCACACTTCCAGAAGAGGACGAATATGATTTTCTCAAGGAGGGAAGAAAACAAACTGAAGAAAGGTTTCAGAAGGCACTTACCAGGGTAAAGTCCATGGCTCAGAATCCTGAAGGACGAGGTCAATATCGTAGATTGCTGACATTGGTTCAAGGGATTCAAGAAAATAAG GCTTGCAACATGGTTTTAAGCAGTACAGAAGAAGTGGCTGTTGCTGATGAAGACTTTCTCGACGTCGACTCTCTTTTGGATGATGACACTTTCATGTCTATTGCATTTGAATAA